A region of Nitrospinota bacterium DNA encodes the following proteins:
- a CDS encoding zinc ribbon domain-containing protein, translating into MPMYEYVCKSCGHTFEKLTPLALAHAAQDCPKCGKPAGERVMSAPSLGHSATGSSSGHSCGSSRFG; encoded by the coding sequence ATGCCAATGTACGAATATGTCTGCAAATCCTGCGGACACACGTTTGAAAAGCTTACTCCGCTGGCGCTGGCCCACGCCGCCCAGGATTGCCCCAAATGCGGTAAACCTGCGGGGGAGAGGGTGATGTCCGCCCCAAGCCTGGGCCACTCGGCCACAGGATCATCTTCAGGCCACTCCTGCGGCTCGTCCCGGTTTGGTTGA
- a CDS encoding histone deacetylase translates to MGSTAIFYDPVFLSHDTGPGHPENPKRLEAIVNRLSNAPFHQNLTWIKPEPATPTDAELVHSVPYVRGLEESILRGVTYLDADTVVCHDSWEAALMAAGAVTGAVKDVAEGRFSNAFCAVRPPGHHAERSRAMGFCLLNNVAIGARYAIQKLGMRKAAIVDFDVHHGNGTQDIFYDDPSVLYISLHMWPHYPGTGLASDLGEGAAIGTNLNFPMNAGAGDADYLNIFDGAIIPALRAFGPEIILVSAGFDGHREDPLGGLELTEKGYAAMTSRICGLAWELGHGRVVSALEGGYNLSALARSVEAHVGELVRAARIKK, encoded by the coding sequence ATGGGTTCCACGGCCATTTTTTACGACCCCGTCTTTCTCTCGCACGACACCGGCCCGGGCCATCCGGAAAACCCAAAACGGCTTGAGGCCATCGTAAACCGGCTGTCCAACGCCCCGTTCCATCAAAACCTCACCTGGATAAAACCGGAACCCGCCACCCCCACCGACGCGGAGCTTGTCCATTCCGTCCCATACGTCCGGGGGCTGGAGGAGTCTATCCTGCGCGGCGTGACTTATCTGGATGCGGACACGGTGGTGTGTCACGACTCCTGGGAGGCGGCGCTGATGGCCGCCGGGGCTGTGACAGGGGCGGTAAAAGATGTGGCCGAAGGGCGTTTCTCCAACGCGTTCTGCGCCGTGCGGCCGCCGGGGCATCACGCCGAGCGTTCCAGGGCCATGGGGTTCTGCCTGCTCAACAACGTGGCCATCGGGGCCCGTTACGCCATTCAAAAGCTGGGCATGAGAAAAGCCGCCATCGTGGATTTCGACGTGCATCACGGCAACGGGACGCAGGACATTTTTTACGACGACCCGTCGGTTCTCTACATATCCCTCCATATGTGGCCCCATTATCCCGGCACCGGATTGGCGTCGGATCTGGGCGAAGGCGCGGCCATTGGGACAAACCTGAACTTCCCCATGAACGCCGGGGCGGGGGACGCGGACTATCTAAATATCTTCGATGGCGCCATCATCCCGGCCTTACGCGCCTTCGGGCCGGAAATAATCCTTGTGTCCGCCGGGTTTGACGGCCACCGGGAAGACCCTTTGGGCGGGCTTGAGCTTACCGAAAAGGGCTATGCGGCCATGACTTCGAGGATATGCGGCCTGGCCTGGGAACTGGGGCATGGCAGGGTGGTTTCGGCCCTTGAAGGGGGGTACAACCTTTCCGCTCTGGCCCGGAGCGTGGAGGCGCATGTGGGTGAACTGGTTCGGGCCGCCCGGATAAAGAAATAA
- a CDS encoding homocysteine S-methyltransferase family protein, whose product MALIDEIKKRILILDGSMGALLQNRNLPAGYAPDLWNTENPGAIAEVHREYANAGSDIILTNTFGASRLRLGEYGAQNRVKELNHAAVGIARRAAPNCFIAGDVGPVGGIMAPAGEITFDEGVAIFREQISALVQAGVDLIVIETMFDLMEMKAAVIAANDVRGSVPLMASMTFTGDGLTDTGTDPVTAAVTLDALGVEIIAVNCSTGPEAMVEVVELLAAATGRAVAAQPNAGLPVNRGGKTVFEMPMEKVASFAKPFVDAGANIVGGCCGTTPDYIRLIAQSLKGVKPKSRDGGGQGMAFSSRMMTVFAGEGQPFVKIGEKINPTGRKAFAESIKEGRMDMVVGDARKQFENGAMALDVNVGVPLINEAAMMEKAVVAVQNVTPLPLVIDSSYASAIEAGLKVYPGRALVNSINGERERLEEITPIIKRYGASVVALLAADFIPERAVDRLKIAEKILRHLEDHGIPKDRVIFDCLALVVSAMQEGARQTLTTISEIHRVFGCPAMAGVSNVSFGLPQRKSINNAFLAMCMGAGMDAAIVNPYDEEMGKTVAAASLFSGRDPGCRVYIDMMQDKAEPDRQKAAGEPAAPKTTAQKINEAIVEGDKDSIEGLTRQALTEGVDAMDLFVDVMTPAIRHLGDLFAQRKKFIPHLVAAADTMKRGVAVLDPILKERSAGQGKGTIVFATVKGDIHDIGKNVCVIMLQNFGFNVIDLGRNVPAEDIMNAARANNADIIGLSALMTTTMMQMKVVVDEIRKSSLPYKVMVGGAVVTHTFAEEIGADAYGKDVGDVVPVTEGLMDKIRGIVR is encoded by the coding sequence ATGGCGCTGATTGACGAAATTAAAAAGAGGATACTGATACTGGACGGCTCCATGGGGGCCTTGCTCCAGAACAGGAACCTGCCGGCCGGATACGCGCCGGACCTTTGGAACACCGAAAATCCCGGCGCCATCGCCGAGGTCCACAGGGAATACGCCAACGCCGGGTCGGACATCATCCTTACCAACACCTTCGGAGCGTCGCGGTTGAGGCTGGGTGAGTATGGAGCCCAGAACCGGGTGAAAGAGTTAAACCACGCGGCGGTGGGCATTGCGCGCAGGGCCGCGCCCAATTGTTTTATTGCTGGCGATGTGGGGCCGGTGGGGGGCATCATGGCCCCGGCGGGCGAAATAACCTTCGATGAAGGGGTGGCCATATTCCGGGAGCAGATAAGCGCCCTGGTGCAAGCCGGGGTGGACCTTATTGTCATCGAGACCATGTTCGACCTTATGGAGATGAAGGCCGCCGTTATCGCCGCCAACGACGTGCGGGGTAGCGTTCCGCTGATGGCCTCCATGACATTTACCGGCGACGGGCTGACGGATACGGGGACCGATCCTGTCACCGCCGCAGTCACGCTGGACGCGCTGGGGGTGGAGATAATCGCCGTCAACTGCTCCACCGGGCCCGAGGCCATGGTGGAGGTGGTGGAGCTTCTGGCCGCCGCCACCGGGCGCGCCGTGGCCGCCCAGCCCAACGCGGGCCTGCCGGTGAACCGGGGCGGCAAAACGGTGTTTGAAATGCCCATGGAAAAAGTGGCATCTTTCGCAAAGCCGTTCGTGGACGCCGGGGCCAACATCGTGGGCGGTTGTTGCGGCACCACGCCGGACTATATCAGGCTGATAGCGCAATCGCTCAAAGGCGTAAAACCCAAGTCGAGGGACGGCGGCGGGCAGGGCATGGCGTTCTCCAGCCGGATGATGACCGTTTTCGCCGGAGAGGGCCAGCCTTTCGTGAAGATCGGCGAGAAGATAAACCCCACCGGCCGTAAAGCCTTCGCCGAGTCCATCAAGGAAGGCCGTATGGACATGGTGGTGGGCGACGCGCGCAAACAGTTCGAGAACGGCGCCATGGCGCTGGACGTGAACGTTGGGGTGCCGCTCATCAACGAGGCGGCCATGATGGAAAAAGCGGTGGTGGCGGTGCAGAACGTAACGCCCCTGCCTCTGGTGATAGACAGCTCTTACGCATCGGCCATAGAGGCGGGGCTCAAGGTTTATCCGGGCCGGGCGCTGGTGAACTCCATCAACGGTGAGCGGGAGCGGCTGGAGGAGATAACGCCCATAATAAAACGCTACGGCGCGTCTGTGGTGGCCCTGCTGGCGGCGGATTTTATTCCGGAGCGGGCGGTGGACCGGCTGAAGATAGCCGAAAAGATTTTGCGCCATCTGGAAGACCATGGGATTCCCAAGGACAGGGTTATATTCGACTGTCTGGCCCTGGTGGTGTCCGCCATGCAGGAGGGAGCCCGACAAACCCTTACCACTATAAGCGAAATCCACCGGGTTTTCGGATGCCCGGCCATGGCGGGGGTCTCAAACGTGTCGTTCGGCCTGCCCCAGCGCAAATCAATAAACAACGCATTCCTGGCCATGTGCATGGGCGCCGGGATGGACGCGGCTATCGTAAACCCTTATGACGAGGAGATGGGGAAAACCGTGGCCGCCGCTTCGCTGTTCAGCGGGCGGGACCCGGGTTGCAGGGTTTACATAGACATGATGCAGGACAAGGCGGAGCCAGACAGGCAAAAAGCCGCCGGGGAGCCTGCGGCTCCGAAAACCACCGCGCAAAAAATAAATGAAGCGATTGTGGAGGGGGATAAGGACTCCATCGAAGGCCTCACCAGACAGGCGTTGACCGAAGGGGTCGACGCCATGGACCTGTTTGTGGACGTGATGACCCCGGCCATCCGCCATTTGGGTGATCTGTTCGCCCAGCGCAAAAAATTCATCCCCCACCTGGTGGCCGCCGCCGACACCATGAAACGGGGCGTGGCGGTGCTGGATCCCATCCTGAAAGAGCGGAGCGCGGGGCAGGGCAAAGGCACAATAGTTTTCGCCACGGTGAAGGGGGATATCCACGACATCGGCAAGAACGTTTGCGTCATCATGCTCCAGAACTTCGGGTTCAACGTGATTGACCTGGGGCGCAACGTGCCCGCCGAGGATATAATGAACGCCGCCCGGGCCAACAACGCCGACATCATCGGCCTGTCGGCGCTTATGACCACCACCATGATGCAGATGAAAGTGGTGGTGGACGAAATCAGGAAAAGCTCGTTACCCTATAAGGTAATGGTGGGAGGCGCGGTGGTCACCCACACATTTGCCGAAGAGATAGGGGCCGACGCTTATGGCAAAGACGTAGGGGATGTGGTGCCGGTCACCGAGGGGCTCATGGACAAAATCCGGGGGATAGTCAGATGA